The genomic region CTGCTGTCGCCTCACCATGAAAATCGACGAAGATCAGTGTCGTCTCTCGACGCAACCTGCCGATCTCACGGTCAGCCACTCGGAACGGACAATCAAGCGTCGGCATAAACGCCCGTCCCTGCAGATTGAGCACTCCCACGATACAGCCACCTCGGTCTACCACCAGGCTTCCCCTACCCGGCGCCGACTCCGGATAGTTGGCCGGTCGCAGGAGTCGCTCCTTCTTCGAGATGTACTCTTCGACCTCCTTTTTGTCCCAGAGGTGGTTCCCGGAGGTCAGGAGATCAATACCGAGAGCAAACATCTCTTCAGCCACCGCGCCTGTGACACCGAAGCCGCCAGCCAGGTTTTCGCCATTCGCAATGACGAGATCGATCTTCTGCTCCTCGACCAAGCGCG from Candidatus Methylomirabilota bacterium harbors:
- a CDS encoding YmdB family metallophosphoesterase, which codes for MRILFIGDMIGKPGREIVASVLPRLVEEQKIDLVIANGENLAGGFGVTGAVAEEMFALGIDLLTSGNHLWDKKEVEEYISKKERLLRPANYPESAPGRGSLVVDRGGCIVGVLNLQGRAFMPTLDCPFRVADREIGRLRRETTLIFVDFHGEATAEKQAFAWYVDGRVSAVIGSHTHVQTADERILPGGT